Genomic DNA from Peribacillus simplex:
CTTAATGAGCGCCTGGTGAATCTTACAGCGCCCTTCGACTACATCGACCAAATCATAGATGATGCGATTTTCCAATCCCATGATCACATCCAAATTCCGAAGACCAATATCCGTATCAATCAAGCAAACCTTCTTGCCTAGAAGAGCTAAAGATGTTCCTAAATTGGCGGAGGTGGTCGTTTTCCCGACACCACCCTTACCGGATGTTATAACTATTGCCTCTCCCACGATTAGAGACCCCCTTCTAATCTATTTAAATTAGGTCTATATTTCTTTAAGACTTGCAGTTTTTCTATAATGATATTTTCTTCTTCGTCCATGAAGGCACATTCCAAGTCATGTCCCCATTTCGTATATTGATCAGGAGATAAATTCACTTGTCCGGCAATGCGCAGCTGGGCAGGCTTCATGACAGAGGCAGCTATTATGGCCTCATTATTCCCTTTATAACCGGCATGGGCTATTCCCTTCAGCTGTCCCATGATATATATGTTGCCGCCCGCACGAACCGTTCCGTCGGGATTGACATCCCCAATTAAAAGTAAGTCTCCGGGAACTTCAAAAACCTGTCCCGACCTTATCACCTTGGTCACGGTCGTCACTTGGTTTTCATCTTTCCATCGTTTCGCTTCATCCTTCGTCAGGACATTCGAAATCATCTCATCCACGAAAAGCTTCTTCTTTTTATGGATGACCTCTTTAATCTGTTCTTCTTGTTGTTCATCAAGATAGCGGTTCCCTGTATGTACTTTCACGGAAATGGACGGGTCATTTTCTTGAAACTGATAGTTCGCCGAAAGCTTCACTTCTAACTCTTTCAATAATTCGGAAAATGAGCAAGAATCATCGAGATGAAGCATAAACCCGTCTTTTGTTCCCTTAATCATGACATTTTGCTGAATTCTTTTATTCATGACGTTTGTTTCACCTCAATGAAATATAATTCGACATAGGAAAACAAATTTCCTTTTTCTACGTACACGGAAAAGAGAAAATACATTTCCCACCTGCTTCTTAAGACACAGGAACGTTATTCCGTTTCTCCTTGCAAATCAAGCTTTTCAATCATTCTCTTTAAAGGATAGCAGCTGATGATAATGAATGCTAGATTCAATAATAATGTCGGAATCAATCTCCGTTCCGCAAATTCACCAAATCCCATATCTGCAAAAGATAGGATGATATTCATCTGAAAGATGACAACCTCTAAAACTGCCGTGAATAAAAGCGCAGTAAGGCAGGCAACCAATAGGTTATTTTGCAGGATTTTCATGCTTTTCGATATCAGATAGGCAAGAAAAGGCAGCAGGAACATGTAAATCCCCAGGATTTCCGTATATACAACATCATAAGTCAACCCTAGAATCGCCCCATAAAGCATACCCATTTTCCTGGATCCGTACATGGTCAGGAAAAAAACGAAAATCATCATGAAATGGGGCACGAGTATTTTATCGGAGCCGAATGCATCACCAGCGAACATTTGGGCGAAGATGCTTTCAAAAACAAAAAAAACCAAGGCTATAAAAGAAAGGATGAAATATCTCACTCAGCTTCATCCTCCCCTTCACTTTCTTGCGGTACACCGTCCACTTCACGCTGAACGACCATAACATTATTAATATCATAAAAATCCGTCGATGGTTCAATATATGCGGTCTGGTTCAAACCATATTGATCCACTTTGACATCGACAACTTTCCCGATCAGCAGACCTTTCGGAAAGATCCCTCCATAACCGGATGTGATGACCAATGAATTTTTCTTGATCTTCTTATCATATGGAATCCGTTTCATCAGCAAAAGGTTCTTCTTATCATCGAATCCTTCAATCAAGCCGTAAGCTTTATCATCACCTTGAACGATGGCTGAGACACGGTTGGCTTTATCGATCGAACTTAAAAGTTGAACCGAGGCCGTGAAATCCGTCGCTGATTTCACCTTACCGACTAACCCATTGGACGTGATGACTGCCATGTTTTTTTCTACCCCATTACGTTTCCCTTTATTGATCGTCAGCATTTCATGCCAGCGGTCGGGATTACGTCCAATGACCGTCGCCTGAGTGGGCGAATACTTCCGCAGGTCATCTTCTTTTTTGAGGTTATCGCGAAGTTCTTCATTTTCTTCCTTTAAATCTTGGACTTGGGTTTTCAATAATACATATTCATCCAAGCGGGCTTTCAATTTTTTGTTTTCATCGTATGTATGTTGAAGGTCTTTTAAGCCCCCTACAAAACCTGTTATACCCGATACTGGCTTATTAAACACATTTCCTACCCAGCCTGTCGTATCTTTCAGGAATTGCTCCGGCCAAGTTAACTCTTCTCTCTCCCTTAATGAAAAACCGATCAATGCCACGAGAACGATAATACTAACGAGCAAGAGAAGGAGCTTTTTATTAAAAAACTGTGGCATGGTATTACACCTCTATCTAAAAATTTACTCTATGGTTTTAAAATTACACTATTGATTTAATTAAACTGCAAAACATAAGAAAAACCGGCTCAAAATTGCACCTTTTGTTGAGCCGGCCCTATTTGAGAAGTAATGCTTATCGCGAATCTCTTGATTTAGTCTTGAATAAATGAATGTGATCCAGCGCTTTTCCCGTTCCGATCGCAACACAATCAAGCGGATTTTCAGCGATGATCACCGGCATTTGCGTTTCTTCACTGATGACTTTATCCAAATTGCGCAGCAAAGCACCCCCGCCTGTCAATACAATGCCTCTGTCCATAATGTCAGCGGCTAATTCAGGTGGTGTTTTCTCTAAAGTGTTTTTCACGGAATCCACAATTGCGGAAACTGTGTCGCTTAATGCTTTGGATATTTCCTCAGCTGTGATTTCGATCGTTTTCGGTAATCCAGTCAATAGGTCACGGCCGCGAATTTCCATGTTTTCTACGCCTTCCGTGTCTCCAGCAGAACCAATTTCCATTTTGATCGCTTCAGCAGTACGTTCACCGATCATCAAATTGTAGTTCTTACGGATGTAAACGATAATGGCATCATCCATTTCGTCACCGGCAATACGGATCGATTGGCTTGTAACGATTCCGCCAAGGGAAATGATTGCCACTTCCGTCGTTCCTCCGCCGATATCAACGACCATGCTTCCTGTAGGCTCCCAAACCGGAAGGTCCGCACCGATCGCTGCTGCAAACGGTTCTTCGATAGGATATGCGTCACGGGCTCCAGCTTGTCTAGCTGCATCGATGACTGCACGCTGCTCAACTGCCGTAATTCCAGAAGGCACACAAATCATGACATATGGCTTGTTGCCGAATACGCCCTTCTTTTGAGCTTCCTTCATATAGTACTTCATCATGGTAGCCGTCGTTTCATAATCGGCAATTACTCCATCCTTCATCGGGCGAAGGGCAACCACGTTACCAGGTGTACGGCCGATCATGTTTTTCGCATCGTTTCCGACTGCAACGATTTGCTTTGTATCTGTTTGCACAGCTACAACCGATGGTTCACGTACCGCGATACCTTTTCCTTTCACATAAACAAGCGTATTCGCCGTTCCTAAATCAATCCCTATATCTCTAGCGCCAATTCCAAACATTATGGTATCTCCCTTTCGTAAACAAAAATGCCTTTTTATAAGTTCAAATAATAATTTGTCGTTTTTTGACAATAAGACTCTTTGAAAAAGTTTCCTCTTTTAAAAATCATAAACAATATTATATCGTATCGTCAAAAATTTTGATAGTGTCATAAATAACCTTTTTCCTTCAAACTAACATATTTATGTTCCCCGATAATGATGTGGTCCAATACTTCAATCCCGATTATTTTACCACATTCGACTAACCTTTTCGTTACTTCAATATCTTCTCTGCTGGGAGAGGGGTCTCCGGAGGGGTGGTTATGAAGACAGATGATAGAGGCAGCGGACCTTTTGAAAGCCTCTTTAAAGACCTCGCGCGGATGCACGATCGAGGCATTGAGGCTGCCGATGAATACCGTAGTTTTTTGAAGCACTTGATTTTTCGTATTTAAATAGAGACAGACGAAATGTTCCTGTGATAAAAACCGCATTTCTTCCATGCAATAATTGGCTCCATCCTCAGGAGATCGAATCACATAACGGTCTTGATCATTCAAATTGTTAATTCTCCTGCCAAGTTCGACAGAGGCCAGGATTTGAATCGCTTTTGCTTCACCAATCCCTTTGATCACGGTCAGTTCTTCCACAGATGCTTCTTTTAGCAAGCGCAGGCCCTTAAAGGAATTGATGAGCCTGCCGGATAGTTGCAGGACTGATTCCTCCCTTGACCCCGTCCTGAGTAGCAAAGCAAGCAATTCCTGATTGGAGAGACTTTGCGGCCCGTCCTGCAGAAACCTTTCGCGCGGCCGCTCTTCTTTCGGGTAATCCCGTATTAGCATTTTTTCGCTCAAAAAATCAACCCTTCCTTAGAAAAGGGAAGATGCCAGACGAAATCAAATTATCTTATCCCAACTCTTCCTGCATCGCTTTAAGTTCCCGGGCCAGCCTTGAGACCGGAAGCCCGACGACTGAGAAATAGTCCCCTTTGATTTGTTCGACAAGAAGAGATCCATATCCTTGAATCCCATAGCCGCCAGCTTTGTCAAAGGGTTCCCCGCTATCCAGATAACGTTCGATTTCAGCATCTGGCAGCTCCCAAAATGTCACTTCCGTTTTTTCTGCGAATACTCTGCGATGCTTGCCGAATAGGATGGCGACACCTGTGTATACTTCATGTGTCCGTCCCGATAACATTTCCAGCATTCTTTTTCCATCCGCCCGGCTTGTCGGCTTGCCCAAAATCTCACCATCAAGGACAACAACGGTATCCGAGCCGATCACCCAGCTTTCCTGAAATTTTGCTGCGATGGCTTCTGCTTTACGGGAGGCCAGTTCTTTCACCGCTGCATCAGGACACATGTTTTCATCAATACTTTCATCGACATTGGAATTCATGCTTTCAAAGGGGATTTGAAGAAATTGTAGAAGTTCTTTACGACGTGGTGATGAAGAAGCTAAAATCAATGGCTGCATAATATAAAAGTCACCTTTCTTTACATAGGGAGATACAATATCTATCCTATCAAATTATGGTGCAATCCACAATTATTGTTTACTAAGAATCGACAAATGCCTGTAAGTATTTCCCGGAAAATAAAAAAGGTGTCACAGATGATTTCATATTGGGGAGCTTGTCCCATTAGGCAGCCCCCCCTTTTTTTTCATAACTTAACTAGATATGTTTTGGAAATTCAATAAAAAATCAAGCAGACTTTCTTGAGCCTGGAATAGCTTTTCTTCATTTTTGGAAGTCCCATATTCATCAATCGACTTTGCGGCAGCAGTCAGGTCATCGTTCATTTTCGAAAACTCCGGCGATAATTTCACCGCCTTCAGTTCATCCATGTTTTTTTTCAGGGTTTCTTCGTTTACCGTCCCTTCCTTTCCACGAAGCTTTGTTGCGGATGTTTCTGCCAACGAAGCATATACCGCCTTCATCTTATCGAGGGTTTTCTCATCTTCCTGGCTTGTCCCAGCCGCTTCGAAATTGATTTCCTTCCAATATACGTCCACATCATAGGACTTCAAGAACAAGGCCAGCTCCTTACTTGCAGCTAGGCTCTCTGCCGATCCCAAGAATAGATAATAGCTGTCTTCCATTTTGAAAATTTCAGCAGGAACCTGCTTTTCAATGATATTCTTTTGTATTTGCCTTGCTGCATCCTCGCTGCTGAACACCCCTCCCTGTACAAGGTATGTCTTCAGCTGGTTTCCTGGTTCAGTCACTGCCGCTTTTTTATCCTCAACAGTAGCTTCCGTTGGAATCGGGGCCTCGACCGAAGATACTTCTGCTTTTTCCTTTGTAATCGTTTTAACGGCGATCAAGCCGAGAATCGACCCAAAAAAAACGGCACAAATGACAGCGATCATGAATGTCTTGATCGGTCTATTATCCGAGCTTTTCAGCGAACTGGTGCCAAAACCGATGAACTTCGGCATTTTCTTCTTTGGCGGTGAGGGGACCAATACGATTTTGTTTTCGTTTGAATCCTCAGGGAGTATCCATTCGAAACTCTCATCTGTGTGTTCCTGTTCCTTACTCGCAGCCTCTTGACTTTCAATCTTTTTATCTGGAAATACTTTTTCTTCCCCATTTATTTTAATCGTTACACCCTTGCTTTGTTCCGGCTTGCCCAATTTTTTTCCTCCCCTCCAGATCATTTTTTTCATCCTAACATAGAGGTAAAAAAAAATAACAAGACTTTTGTCGTCTTGTCATTAATAGGTTTCGTCAAATTTCCCTATTCATATATGGGTAACCAAACGGGTTTTCCAGGTACTGGTACTTCTGGTTCATGAACCATTCAATATCGCCTCTCACCAATTACATACATTCCTCTTTCAAGTCATCTTCACTTGCAGCGATTTTTAGGATAGTTCCCTACTTTGCTATTGTTCAGGTGATTTTTGACAAATTCCTCTTGCATTAAAGATGGCCCTTTAAGCTCATCTTAAAAAAGTTACATACCAATGTAAAAGGGCATCGCCCCAAAAATAAGCAGTCAATGTCCCAAAAACGATATACGGCCCGAAAGGAATAAGCGTTTTCTTTTTTAGGATTCCGGTCAGCAATCCGATGATGCCAAGGAATGCCCCATAAAAGCACGCAAAAAGAAACGATAATAGCACCATCTTCATTCCCAATACAAAGCCAATCACTGCAAATAGCTTGATATCACCGCCACCCATGCCGCCCTTACTCACGACAGCGATCAATAACAGCAGGCTAAAGCCAACCGCTGCCCCGACAATTGAATCCCACCAGGGCGACAGCGGAAATGATACTCTTAGAACGATAAAAATCACCGTAAAGAAAAGCAGTATTTTATCAGGTATGAGCATATAGGCAACGTCAGTCACGAAGATGATCATAAATAATGAAATCAATGTCCAGCCAATCAAGAGTTCGTTCGACCAGCCAAGGAATATGGGAGCAGAGGTAAACAAAACCCCGGTCAGCATTTCCACTGCCGGATAAAGGGGTGAAATCCTTGTTTTACAGCCACGGCATTTCCCTTCTTGCAACATATAAGAAATTACCGGTATCAACTCGATGAATGTCAATGTACGCCCGCAAGAAGGGCAGGCGGAGCGACGATTCGCAAATGATTGACTGGCTGGAACACTTAAACCGACAACGTTGAAGAATGAGCCTAAAATCAAGCCCAAAACGAAGAGATAGATATGGATAACCATCATTTATACAAAGTGCATGAGGATTCGATTGCCTCTCTATGAAACCCTACTATAAAAGTCCCTTCCGCTATGTAATAATCACTTCGGTTCTTCATGATTATCATTCCTCCCGTTATTTTATGAAGTAGATCCTACTATTCATCAGTCATATAGAAACAATATATAAACATATTTTAACAAATATACTTGGTGATTTGTTATCAATCACTCTCTTAGAGTTTTTTCTTTTCAAGAGACTCTGTTAACAAGAGAAAAGGACCTTTGAAGAATATCCTTTTCTCAGACTGCAGACAAACTCGATGAAAATATGGATAGTACCCTTTTGCCTAAAGTCTTTATTGTTTTTAAATAGAATCAATAAAGCTTGAGGTGATGATGATGCTTTCTAAATATGATTCTATTCAGTGTGATCAACTATAAATGATTACTTTAGTTCAACTGGTGCCCGCGAACCATTTGGTTCGTAAAATTGAGGCTGCCATTGACTTCACTTTCAAGTGTGCCTCATTTCTCAACATTCGGGAAAGATAATTAGTCCGCCGGTAAAGGCACATCCCTTTAGGTATCTTCTCTGTTTAGGAACTCCCTTACAAGCGAAAGGAAATGAAGGGACCCTGTGATGACAAGGATCTCTTTTTCCCCTGTTTTCCTTCTGCCTTCCGTTATTGCCTCCTGCCAATCCCTGTTTATACTTTTATTGGGATGACTGCACTTTTCATAAAGCGTTTTCGCATCCGCCGCCCGTTCATGGTCGAATTCGGTAATGATGATTTCCATCGCTTCCGTTTCCAGTCCATGAAGCATCTCGGAATAATTTTTATCTTTAAATGAACTGAATACAAATCGGTACTTATAGTCGGGGTAATGCACTTTTAGCGTTTCCTTCAGTACGTCGATGCCGGCAGGATTATGTGCACCATCAATGATCACCAACGGCTCATCCGATATTTTTTCAAAGCGGCCATCCCATTTCGCTTCCCCTATTCCTTTAAGTATGCTTTTTTCATCGATATTTTCCATTCCTAATGTGACAGCAGCAATGGCCAGTGCCGCATTCTCCATTTGATGACGCCCTAACATCCGCATTTCCACATTTTCGATGGACCTGTCTGCAAGCGAAAATGAGAAACTTTGCCCTCGTTCACTTTGCTTTATTTTGCCTACATGAAAGTCTTTGCCTAATTGGTAATAAGGTACGCCTAATGACGACGCTTTTTCTTCAATTACTTTTGCCGGTTCCCTGGCTGTGACTCCGCTGATGATCGGCGCCCCGCTTTTAATGATGCCCGCCTTCTCAAAAGCAATTTCCCCAAGTGTGTTTCCCAGGATGTTCGTATGTTCCAAAGAAATCGAGGTAATGATCGAAAGGAACGGCTGGATGACATTCGTTGTATCGAGCCTGCCTCCCAAACCGGTTTCCATCAAAACCAAATCCACTTCCTGTTTGCTAAAATAAGAGAATGCCATTGCAGTCAAAATTTCGAACTGAGTGGGACCATTCCCCTTACTGTCCATCTCTTGGATGATCGGCCAAAGCTCCCGGAAGACAGCGATAAAATCCTTATCACTGATTTCATCCTCATTTATCTTCAGCTGCTCATTCATCCGTATTAAATAAGGCGAAGTGAAGGAAGCGACCCGAGTGC
This window encodes:
- the minC gene encoding septum site-determining protein MinC; the protein is MNKRIQQNVMIKGTKDGFMLHLDDSCSFSELLKELEVKLSANYQFQENDPSISVKVHTGNRYLDEQQEEQIKEVIHKKKKLFVDEMISNVLTKDEAKRWKDENQVTTVTKVIRSGQVFEVPGDLLLIGDVNPDGTVRAGGNIYIMGQLKGIAHAGYKGNNEAIIAASVMKPAQLRIAGQVNLSPDQYTKWGHDLECAFMDEEENIIIEKLQVLKKYRPNLNRLEGGL
- the mreD gene encoding rod shape-determining protein MreD, producing MRYFILSFIALVFFVFESIFAQMFAGDAFGSDKILVPHFMMIFVFFLTMYGSRKMGMLYGAILGLTYDVVYTEILGIYMFLLPFLAYLISKSMKILQNNLLVACLTALLFTAVLEVVIFQMNIILSFADMGFGEFAERRLIPTLLLNLAFIIISCYPLKRMIEKLDLQGETE
- the mreC gene encoding rod shape-determining protein MreC produces the protein MPQFFNKKLLLLLVSIIVLVALIGFSLREREELTWPEQFLKDTTGWVGNVFNKPVSGITGFVGGLKDLQHTYDENKKLKARLDEYVLLKTQVQDLKEENEELRDNLKKEDDLRKYSPTQATVIGRNPDRWHEMLTINKGKRNGVEKNMAVITSNGLVGKVKSATDFTASVQLLSSIDKANRVSAIVQGDDKAYGLIEGFDDKKNLLLMKRIPYDKKIKKNSLVITSGYGGIFPKGLLIGKVVDVKVDQYGLNQTAYIEPSTDFYDINNVMVVQREVDGVPQESEGEDEAE
- a CDS encoding rod shape-determining protein, with protein sequence MFGIGARDIGIDLGTANTLVYVKGKGIAVREPSVVAVQTDTKQIVAVGNDAKNMIGRTPGNVVALRPMKDGVIADYETTATMMKYYMKEAQKKGVFGNKPYVMICVPSGITAVEQRAVIDAARQAGARDAYPIEEPFAAAIGADLPVWEPTGSMVVDIGGGTTEVAIISLGGIVTSQSIRIAGDEMDDAIIVYIRKNYNLMIGERTAEAIKMEIGSAGDTEGVENMEIRGRDLLTGLPKTIEITAEEISKALSDTVSAIVDSVKNTLEKTPPELAADIMDRGIVLTGGGALLRNLDKVISEETQMPVIIAENPLDCVAIGTGKALDHIHLFKTKSRDSR
- the radC gene encoding RadC family protein, translated to MLIRDYPKEERPRERFLQDGPQSLSNQELLALLLRTGSREESVLQLSGRLINSFKGLRLLKEASVEELTVIKGIGEAKAIQILASVELGRRINNLNDQDRYVIRSPEDGANYCMEEMRFLSQEHFVCLYLNTKNQVLQKTTVFIGSLNASIVHPREVFKEAFKRSAASIICLHNHPSGDPSPSREDIEVTKRLVECGKIIGIEVLDHIIIGEHKYVSLKEKGYL
- a CDS encoding Maf family protein, which encodes MQPLILASSSPRRKELLQFLQIPFESMNSNVDESIDENMCPDAAVKELASRKAEAIAAKFQESWVIGSDTVVVLDGEILGKPTSRADGKRMLEMLSGRTHEVYTGVAILFGKHRRVFAEKTEVTFWELPDAEIERYLDSGEPFDKAGGYGIQGYGSLLVEQIKGDYFSVVGLPVSRLARELKAMQEELG
- a CDS encoding prepilin peptidase, yielding MMVIHIYLFVLGLILGSFFNVVGLSVPASQSFANRRSACPSCGRTLTFIELIPVISYMLQEGKCRGCKTRISPLYPAVEMLTGVLFTSAPIFLGWSNELLIGWTLISLFMIIFVTDVAYMLIPDKILLFFTVIFIVLRVSFPLSPWWDSIVGAAVGFSLLLLIAVVSKGGMGGGDIKLFAVIGFVLGMKMVLLSFLFACFYGAFLGIIGLLTGILKKKTLIPFGPYIVFGTLTAYFWGDALLHWYVTFLR
- a CDS encoding bifunctional folylpolyglutamate synthase/dihydrofolate synthase, which encodes MVTTMKEINHFFERRQVQLGMNFGLSRMETLLTELGDPHKALKYIHIAGSNGKGSTLQYIKEILLAQGTRVASFTSPYLIRMNEQLKINEDEISDKDFIAVFRELWPIIQEMDSKGNGPTQFEILTAMAFSYFSKQEVDLVLMETGLGGRLDTTNVIQPFLSIITSISLEHTNILGNTLGEIAFEKAGIIKSGAPIISGVTAREPAKVIEEKASSLGVPYYQLGKDFHVGKIKQSERGQSFSFSLADRSIENVEMRMLGRHQMENAALAIAAVTLGMENIDEKSILKGIGEAKWDGRFEKISDEPLVIIDGAHNPAGIDVLKETLKVHYPDYKYRFVFSSFKDKNYSEMLHGLETEAMEIIITEFDHERAADAKTLYEKCSHPNKSINRDWQEAITEGRRKTGEKEILVITGSLHFLSLVREFLNREDT